GGGATCGTGAACAGCATCCCGGCGACGAAGAACCCGATCTCCAGGAGGTGGTGGCCGCCGGGAAGGCGCAGGATCGGGTCGGCGAGGTTCCCCAGGTAGAGGCCATAGAACGCCAGCAGGTAAAGCGGAAGCGCTACCGCGGGGCTCAAAACCCAGCGGGCCGCCCGGCTGCGCAGCGCGCCGTGGGCGAGACGCAGCACCGCACCTCCGAGACCGCCGTGCGGCGTGGCGCGCAACAGCAGCGTCCCGGGTGAACCGAGGACGAGCAGGGGTGGGATCGCCATCATCAGGGTGAGTTGCTGGAACATGAACACGGAGAACTGCGCATATCCGTAGCTCTCCACGCCGAGCCCCATGATGATGACCAGCGCCGCACAGCCGGCGAGGAAGCAGAACGTGCGCGAGACCGGCCAGCGTCGCCCCTGCCGCCACAGCCGCATGGCGCCGGCGAGGTACGCGATGGCGAGCAGGATCCCCAGTGCAGCCAGCGGCGATGCTGGGTACGGCCCAGGGACGAGGTACTCGAGCAATCCCGGCGGCGGCAGGGTCGGTGTGCTGTCCATCGCGAGGTCAGGACGGGCGCGGGATCTTGATGAGCGCGCCCGCGGTGAGGAATGTCACCGCCGCCACAGGCTGCGCAGCCGTCCACAACGGTCCCTCGAACGGGAACGGGTATACGGGGTTCCAGAGCACGGTGATCGCGGCGAACACGATGATCCACCACCACTGGCGCGCTTGGAATGCGAACCACGCAGTGATCATCGCGAAGATCGCCACGATGAACAGCACGATCGTCGCCCACTCGCCGCCGAGCAGCAGCGGGGCGAGGAACAGTGTCGGCGCGGCGATCAGGCTCGGGGCAAGCGCGTTGCGCTGATACTGCGAGGGCGTCCGGGGGCGTTGGTTCATGATTCTCCGTTCTGAGCCGCGGGTATGTCGGATGCGGCTGGCACGCGCTCCGGTGCCGCGCTTTCGCGCCTGCGTTCGCGGAGGTTGGCGAGCACAAAGATCGCGACGCCGATGCCGAGCGCGACATCGGTGAGATTGCCGATGAACAGCTCACCGTAGGCCAGGAAATCGGTGACGTGCCCCTGCCCGAATGAGGGCGGAGCGAACAGCCGATCGACCAGGTTCCCGAGCGCGCCGCCCAGGATGAGCGCCAGCCCGACCAAGCGTGCCATGGTCCGCGAGCGCCAGAGGGCGGCGCAGGCGGCGACAATGAATATGACGCCGACGAGCGTGAACAGCCAGGTCCGGTTTGCGCCGAGCGACAGCACTGCGCCGGGGTTGTATGCGAGTTGCAGCCCCAACAGGTCTCCGAGCAGCGGAATCCGCCCGAGACCAGTCAGCTCCGCGATGGCGAGCGCTTTGCTCACCTGATCGATCACCAGCACGGCCGCTGCGACCGAGCACGCCATCGCGAGCCGCAGGAGGTGCTCATGCCTCATCGGAGCCCCGCATGTCTCGGCGCTTCCGGTCCCGTCGCATCATCAGGACCATCCCGGCGACGGGGGCGATGATCGCGATCGGAAACATGACGCCGATGAACGGCAGGAAGATCCCGTCTGCTTGCGGGGCCGTGCCGGCTTCATAATCGGATGGAGCTTCGTCGGGGTGTGGCGATGGCGCCGCGTCCGATGTCGGATCCGGGGACGGTGCAGTCGTGTTCAGCGCAGGATCGATAGTGAACGTGTACTCACCTTCGGTCAACTCGCCGCGGTCGGAGGTGAGCTGCCAGCGCACGCCGTACTGGCCGGGTGCCGCGGTCGCTGCCAGATGCTGTGTGGCACTGGCGCCGTTGAAGCTGACCTCGTCCACGACGACGTTCTCTCCAGACGGGGCGATCACTTCGATGAGCACCACATCGCTACCGGGGCGCAGCTTCTCGTCGAAAGTCAGGGTCATCTCGTCCGGCCCCGTGGCTGTGACGGAATCGGCTGCGGGGTAAGACGAGATGAGGTCCTCGGCGGCGAGCGCCGACGTCGACGGGCCTAGCGCCAGGCCGATCGTCGCGACGGCGACCGCGATCGCTGCCCTGGTGGTTCGCCGTGGCCTCGGAGGGCGACGCGCCTCGGAGCGGGCCGGTTCGGGTGTGTTTGTCATGTCGTCTTCCTTCACGGGCGGTTGGCGATGTGTCGGGCGATCGTCGCGGCGTCTCGCCAGACGCCGTCCAGGTTCTCGGAGCCTGGATGCCCGTAGCCCGGCATGCCTGCGACGAACAGGCCGGGCACGCTCGTCCGCGTCCGGCCGAGCGGAGCGTCGCGGACCTCAGTGGGCAGC
This genomic interval from Microbacterium sediminis contains the following:
- a CDS encoding DUF6804 family protein yields the protein MNQRPRTPSQYQRNALAPSLIAAPTLFLAPLLLGGEWATIVLFIVAIFAMITAWFAFQARQWWWIIVFAAITVLWNPVYPFPFEGPLWTAAQPVAAVTFLTAGALIKIPRPS
- a CDS encoding signal peptidase II; this translates as MRHEHLLRLAMACSVAAAVLVIDQVSKALAIAELTGLGRIPLLGDLLGLQLAYNPGAVLSLGANRTWLFTLVGVIFIVAACAALWRSRTMARLVGLALILGGALGNLVDRLFAPPSFGQGHVTDFLAYGELFIGNLTDVALGIGVAIFVLANLRERRRESAAPERVPAASDIPAAQNGES
- a CDS encoding cytochrome c oxidase assembly protein, which codes for MDSTPTLPPPGLLEYLVPGPYPASPLAALGILLAIAYLAGAMRLWRQGRRWPVSRTFCFLAGCAALVIIMGLGVESYGYAQFSVFMFQQLTLMMAIPPLLVLGSPGTLLLRATPHGGLGGAVLRLAHGALRSRAARWVLSPAVALPLYLLAFYGLYLGNLADPILRLPGGHHLLEIGFFVAGMLFTIPVLTEDPVPARMGYGARALDLFAEAALHAFFGVFIMMSNTLMIGAFVDATAALGLDPLEDQRVAGALAWSYGEAPTLVMVLYIMHRWFREDTARAHAHDRYADVHGDDDLDAYNEYLTRLRERDENGH
- a CDS encoding copper resistance CopC family protein encodes the protein MTNTPEPARSEARRPPRPRRTTRAAIAVAVATIGLALGPSTSALAAEDLISSYPAADSVTATGPDEMTLTFDEKLRPGSDVVLIEVIAPSGENVVVDEVSFNGASATQHLAATAAPGQYGVRWQLTSDRGELTEGEYTFTIDPALNTTAPSPDPTSDAAPSPHPDEAPSDYEAGTAPQADGIFLPFIGVMFPIAIIAPVAGMVLMMRRDRKRRDMRGSDEA